The DNA segment GGCGACAGCGAACTGCTTATACCTTATATGGCGAAAACCCTGCTCGGCCCTGTTGGTATGGGCATTTTCATAGCTTCACTGATTGCAGCAGTTCTTTCCAGTGCCAGTTCTTCACTCTTTGCAACAGCCGTTCTTTTTTCAAACGATATCTACAAGCCGCTCAAAACAGGTGAGAAAGAATAGCTGGCTGATGACGATGAAAAAATGGTCCGGGCTACCAAATTCTTTGTAGTGCTTGTCGGCCTTCTGGCGATTGGTGTCGGCCTCTCAAGCAGCATGATTTATGATCTGACAATTTTTGCTTTCACTCTTCAGTTCGGGGTTCTTTTCTTCCCGTTTGTATTGGCCCTCAAGGCCGGCTGGGTAAACACATACGGAGTTGTCTCCGGTATGTTTGGTGGTATGGCCGTCAATCTTATCGGTTGTCTGACCCAGCACTCCATCCTTCCCGAACCATGGGAATTCTATACACTGGTGCCACCACTGGTGAACCTTACTTTGATCATTATTGTTTCCTTTCTTACAAGGAACCGCAGTAAAGCGGCTCCTCTTGAAAGGTTGTACATAGACAGCAGCCGCACCTGCTGACAGGTAGGCTGAGGCCGACGGCATTTACAGGACGGTGCACAGTCTGAACAATGCAGTCATGAATAGTAACTATTATTGCAATTGAACAAAGAAAAAAAGGAGTATTTTATTATGAAAATACCTTCTTCAAGTGCCACTGACTTAGAGAAAAAAGATCTGCGCCACATGGTCTCCATGAAAGACTTCACCACAGAAGAAATGGATAACATGATGGAGCTTATGAGCATGCTTAAAGAAGCACGCAAAGATAATGCAATTCCCCATCTGTTCAAAGATAAATCAGTAGCCATGATCTTTGAAGCAGGCTCAACCCGTACTAGAATATCATTTGAAGTAGCAGCAACTCTTCTTGGCGGACACGGCCTGTTCCTCTCGCCTAAAGACATCCATCTCGGCAGCGGCAAAGAATCCATTGACGATACCGCCAGAGTTCTTTCCCGCATGTGCGATATTGTAATGGCCCGCACCAATTCCCCGGACACAATTGACGCTCTGTGCAGAATGTCCACAGTTCCTGTAATAAACGGACTTGATACCCGCTTCCATCCGACTCAGATGCTCGCTGATCTGTTTACCATCAAAGAACATATTACCGATGGTCGTAAATTATCTGATCTGACACTGGCTTTCATGGGCGATGCCACTGATGTCTGCCGCTCACTGCTGCTCACCTGCACCAAATACGGCATGAACTTCAAACAGATTGGCCCCAAAAAATATCAGATGCAGCAGGAATGGCTCGATATGGCTGACGAATTCTGCAAAGAATCCGGAGCTTCCTACGAAATTACAGATGATGTTGAAAAAATAAGTGAATGCGATGTTGTCTATGGAGACAGCTTTTACTGGGTAACCCAGCTGGACGAAAAGAAAGAAAGGCTTGCCGCTTTCATGCCTGACTACGTTATAACCGAAGAACTGATGAGCAAAGCCAAACCGGGAGCTCTGCTGCTGCACTGCCTGCCGGCAAACGACAAGGAAGAAGTAACCCGCGAAGCACTGGAAGGCCCCCAGTCTGTAGCATTCGATGAAGCTGAAAACCGTTTGACAGCTCAAATGGCTATTCTTGTCTACTTCACTCACAAATTCAGCAAAGAACCCACTGAGGAAGTAAAAAAAGAGCACGAAACAAAGATCAAAGATTTTCTTAAAAATATCTAACCGGAGATGTTATATGTCTAAGAAAATTAAAAGCACACCGAAATCTGACGGCTATCGCATGCCCGGAGAATTCGAACCGCATGCCGGCTGCTGGATGATCTGGCCTGAACGCACTGACAACTGGCGCAATGGAGCAAAGCCGGCCCAGAAAGCCTTTGTTGACGTTGCTGAAGCTATTGCCGAGTTTGAACCGGTAACCATGTGCGTGTCTGAACGCCAGTACATGGCTGCTAAAGAGGTTTTAAGCTCCAAGGTCAGGGTCGTTGAAATGTCTTCTGATGATTCGTGGATGCGTGATGTCGGCCCTACTTTTGTAGTGAACGATAAAGGTGACGTTCGCGGCATAGACTGGCGTTTCAATGCCTGGGGCGGACTGGTGGACGGTCTTTATTTCCCTTGGGACAAAGATGACAAGATTGCGGTTAAAGTCTGCGAAATGGAAAACAAGGATTACTACAGTCTTGAATCATTCACTCTCGAAGGCGGCTCAATTCATACCGACGGTGACGGAACAGCAATTGTAACCGAAGCCTGCCTGCTGCATGAAAGCCGCAATCCTGATCTGACCAAAGGTGAAATAGAAAACACTCTCAAAGAATATCTCGGAGTGGAAAAAGTCCTCTGGCTTCCCAATGGTATTTATCAGGACGAGACCAATGAGCATGTGGATAACATTGTTCATTTCTGCGCTCCGGGAGTTCTGGTTCTGGCATGGACGGATGATGAGAATGATC comes from the Maridesulfovibrio bastinii DSM 16055 genome and includes:
- the aguA gene encoding agmatine deiminase; this encodes MSKKIKSTPKSDGYRMPGEFEPHAGCWMIWPERTDNWRNGAKPAQKAFVDVAEAIAEFEPVTMCVSERQYMAAKEVLSSKVRVVEMSSDDSWMRDVGPTFVVNDKGDVRGIDWRFNAWGGLVDGLYFPWDKDDKIAVKVCEMENKDYYSLESFTLEGGSIHTDGDGTAIVTEACLLHESRNPDLTKGEIENTLKEYLGVEKVLWLPNGIYQDETNEHVDNIVHFCAPGVLVLAWTDDENDPQYPLSKAALEYLEGETDAKGRKLEIHKLHIPDEVLITEEESKGVDSVDGTLPRVEGDRQAASYANFYIANEAVIIPFFNDEVHDKAAVETLQKVFPDRKIIGIYAREIILGGGNIHCITQQQPLG
- the argF gene encoding ornithine carbamoyltransferase, producing MKIPSSSATDLEKKDLRHMVSMKDFTTEEMDNMMELMSMLKEARKDNAIPHLFKDKSVAMIFEAGSTRTRISFEVAATLLGGHGLFLSPKDIHLGSGKESIDDTARVLSRMCDIVMARTNSPDTIDALCRMSTVPVINGLDTRFHPTQMLADLFTIKEHITDGRKLSDLTLAFMGDATDVCRSLLLTCTKYGMNFKQIGPKKYQMQQEWLDMADEFCKESGASYEITDDVEKISECDVVYGDSFYWVTQLDEKKERLAAFMPDYVITEELMSKAKPGALLLHCLPANDKEEVTREALEGPQSVAFDEAENRLTAQMAILVYFTHKFSKEPTEEVKKEHETKIKDFLKNI